In Juglans microcarpa x Juglans regia isolate MS1-56 chromosome 8D, Jm3101_v1.0, whole genome shotgun sequence, the following are encoded in one genomic region:
- the LOC121242806 gene encoding UPF0481 protein At3g47200-like isoform X1 produces MVNDLNLRLEMSVSGDSVIINIEGLAYSIEETMFHDSLVPPKSCIFKIPNILYRQNEKAFIPDAFSFGPLHHGHPNLKAVEKIKLQYLQCLISRLHTSETGKIRVIDLIKSIEELEREARQYYAESIEYTPEEFVKILLIDGCFIIELFRKDAYKELREKEDPIFTMSCMLQFLYHDLILLENQVPWIVLECLFNMTKQQTHTHSLLELAIHFFGTTFSATPPTKILSLKDIKHIVDLLRKWLVSSTTVEENNSKYWEVMPSATSLVEAGIKFVKGTSKSILDIKFNDGVLKIPPLLIQETTETVFRNLIAFEQCYTDCEAWLTSYAILIDNLINTTKDLDILCESEIIHSWSNRKEAVQFFNKLYHNTYVKTFYYGKLCNNVNGYCNRRWPRWRAVLVRNYFNTPWALLSTLAAVILLILSFLQTLYTMKS; encoded by the exons ATGGTCAACGACCTGAATCTAAG ATTAGAAATGTCTGTGAGTGGAGATAGTGTTATAATCAACATAGAAGGCTTGGCCTATTCAATTGAAGAAACGATGTTCCATGATTCGCTTGTGCCACCAAAGAGTTGTATCTTCAAGATCCCCAATATACTCTACAGGCAAAATGAAAAAGCATTTATCCCTGACGCATTTTCTTTCGGCCCTCTTCACCATGGCCATCCAAACTTGAAAGCcgttgaaaaaattaaattacagtACTTGCAATGTCTTATTTCTCGATTACACACTTCAGAGACAGGTAAGATAAGGGTGATAGATTTGATCAAATCCATCGAGGAATTAGAGAGAGAGGCTCGTCAATATTATGCCGAATCAATTGAATACACTCCAGAAGAATTTGTCAAAattttgttaattgatggtTGCTTTATTATTGAGCTTTTTCGCAAGGATGCTTACAAGGAGCTTAGAGAAAAAGAAGACCCTATTTTTACCATGTCTTGCATGCTTCAATTTCTATACCACGACTTGATATTACTAGAAAACCAAGTTCCATGGATTGTACTCGAGTGCTTGTTCAACATGACCAAACAACAAACCCATACCCATTCTTTACTTGAACTTGCCATTCATTTTTTTGGGACAACTTTCTCAGCCACACCACCTACCAAAATCTTGTCTCTCAAAGACATCAAGCATATTGTCGACCTACTTAGAAAATGGTTGGTTTCATCAACTACAGTGGaagaaaacaactcaaaatattgGGAAGTCATGCCTTCTGCTACGAGCCTTGTGGAGGCCGGAATCAAATTCGTGAAGGGTACATCTAAAAGCATATTGGACATAAAATTCAATGATGGGGTCCTCAAAATTCCTCCATTACTAATCCAAGAGACAACAGAAACAGTTTTCCGAAATCTGATCGCTTTTGAGCAATGCTACACCGACTGTGAAGCATGGTTGACTTCCTATGCCATACTCATAGACAACCTCATCAACACTACCAAGGACTTGGACATACTTTGCGAGAGTGAGATTATTCATAGCTGGTCAAATCGAAAGGAAGCGGTTCAGTTCTTCAATAAGCTCTACCACAATACTTATGTCAAAACTTTCTATTACGGAAAGCTTTGCAACAATGTTAATGGATACTGCAACCGCAGGTGGCCTAGATGGCGTGCTGTGCTTGTGCGCAATTATTTCAACACTCCTTGGGCTTTACTTTCGACATTGGCCGCTGTCATCCTATTGATCCTCTCTTTCTTACAAACTTTGTATACCATGAAAAGTTAG
- the LOC121242806 gene encoding UPF0481 protein At3g47200-like isoform X2, whose translation MSVSGDSVIINIEGLAYSIEETMFHDSLVPPKSCIFKIPNILYRQNEKAFIPDAFSFGPLHHGHPNLKAVEKIKLQYLQCLISRLHTSETGKIRVIDLIKSIEELEREARQYYAESIEYTPEEFVKILLIDGCFIIELFRKDAYKELREKEDPIFTMSCMLQFLYHDLILLENQVPWIVLECLFNMTKQQTHTHSLLELAIHFFGTTFSATPPTKILSLKDIKHIVDLLRKWLVSSTTVEENNSKYWEVMPSATSLVEAGIKFVKGTSKSILDIKFNDGVLKIPPLLIQETTETVFRNLIAFEQCYTDCEAWLTSYAILIDNLINTTKDLDILCESEIIHSWSNRKEAVQFFNKLYHNTYVKTFYYGKLCNNVNGYCNRRWPRWRAVLVRNYFNTPWALLSTLAAVILLILSFLQTLYTMKS comes from the coding sequence ATGTCTGTGAGTGGAGATAGTGTTATAATCAACATAGAAGGCTTGGCCTATTCAATTGAAGAAACGATGTTCCATGATTCGCTTGTGCCACCAAAGAGTTGTATCTTCAAGATCCCCAATATACTCTACAGGCAAAATGAAAAAGCATTTATCCCTGACGCATTTTCTTTCGGCCCTCTTCACCATGGCCATCCAAACTTGAAAGCcgttgaaaaaattaaattacagtACTTGCAATGTCTTATTTCTCGATTACACACTTCAGAGACAGGTAAGATAAGGGTGATAGATTTGATCAAATCCATCGAGGAATTAGAGAGAGAGGCTCGTCAATATTATGCCGAATCAATTGAATACACTCCAGAAGAATTTGTCAAAattttgttaattgatggtTGCTTTATTATTGAGCTTTTTCGCAAGGATGCTTACAAGGAGCTTAGAGAAAAAGAAGACCCTATTTTTACCATGTCTTGCATGCTTCAATTTCTATACCACGACTTGATATTACTAGAAAACCAAGTTCCATGGATTGTACTCGAGTGCTTGTTCAACATGACCAAACAACAAACCCATACCCATTCTTTACTTGAACTTGCCATTCATTTTTTTGGGACAACTTTCTCAGCCACACCACCTACCAAAATCTTGTCTCTCAAAGACATCAAGCATATTGTCGACCTACTTAGAAAATGGTTGGTTTCATCAACTACAGTGGaagaaaacaactcaaaatattgGGAAGTCATGCCTTCTGCTACGAGCCTTGTGGAGGCCGGAATCAAATTCGTGAAGGGTACATCTAAAAGCATATTGGACATAAAATTCAATGATGGGGTCCTCAAAATTCCTCCATTACTAATCCAAGAGACAACAGAAACAGTTTTCCGAAATCTGATCGCTTTTGAGCAATGCTACACCGACTGTGAAGCATGGTTGACTTCCTATGCCATACTCATAGACAACCTCATCAACACTACCAAGGACTTGGACATACTTTGCGAGAGTGAGATTATTCATAGCTGGTCAAATCGAAAGGAAGCGGTTCAGTTCTTCAATAAGCTCTACCACAATACTTATGTCAAAACTTTCTATTACGGAAAGCTTTGCAACAATGTTAATGGATACTGCAACCGCAGGTGGCCTAGATGGCGTGCTGTGCTTGTGCGCAATTATTTCAACACTCCTTGGGCTTTACTTTCGACATTGGCCGCTGTCATCCTATTGATCCTCTCTTTCTTACAAACTTTGTATACCATGAAAAGTTAG